Proteins encoded together in one Microplitis mediator isolate UGA2020A chromosome 7, iyMicMedi2.1, whole genome shotgun sequence window:
- the LOC130672186 gene encoding cathepsin L — MKTVVFMLMVLIGTIQAISVYDLVKEEWNTFKIQHNKQYENDIEEGFRMKIYMDNKHKIAQHNAKYEKGLVSYKLSLNKFGDMLHHDFIRVMNGFNKSIDTTLRSSLQRSGGLSRGATFIPPEHVEFPKSVDWRHKGAVTPVKDQGHCGSCWAFSTTGALEGQHYRKSGVLTSLSEQNLIDCSGKYGNNGCNGGLMDQAFQYIKDNKGIDTEKTYPYEAEDDKCRYNPRNSGADDVGYVDIPQDDEESLKKAVATIGPVSVAIDASQRSFQFYSEGVYDEEECSSDQLDHGVLVVGYGTDENGTDYWLVKNSWGEKWGEKGYIKMSRNKNNQCGIASSASYPLV; from the exons ATGAAGACTGTTGTGTTTATGCTCATGGTACTTATTGGTACCATACAGGCTATTTCAGTTTACGATCTTGTTAAAGAAGAATGGAATACTTTCAAG ATTCAACATAACAAGCAGTATGAAAATGATATAGAAGAAGGTTttagaatgaaaatttacatgGATAATAAACATAAGATTGCTCAACACAATGCTAAATATGAGAAAGGATTGGTCTCTTACAAACTTTCTCTTAACAAATTTGGAGATatg CTCCATCACGATTTTATTCGTGTGATGAAtggatttaataaaagtatagaTACAACTTTAAGATCTTCTTTACAACGTAGTGGAGGTCTAAGCCGTGGAGCAACATTTATTCCACCAGAACATGTTGAGTTTCCAAAATCCGTTGACTGGAGACACAAAGGGGCTGTTACACCAGTGAAAGATCAAGGCCATTGTGGTTCATGTTGGGCATTCTCtaca ACAGGAGCTTTAGAAGGACAACATTATAGAAAGTCTGGCGTTCTCACATCATTAAgtgaacaaaatttaattgattgttCTGGAAAGTACGGTAACAATGGTTGTAACGGTGGTTTAATGGATCAAGCATTCCAGTatataaaagataataaagGAATTGATACTGAAAAAACTTATCCGTATGAGGCAGAAGATGACAAGTGTCGTTATAATCCACGAAACAGCGGAGCTGATGACGTTGGATACGTTGATATTCCTCAAGATGATGaagaaagtttaaaaaaagctGTTGCAACAATAGGACCAGTTTCTGTCGCTATTGATGCTTCCCAACGATCTTTCCAATTTTATTCTGAAg GTGTCTATGATGAGGAGGAATGTTCTAGTGACCAATTAGATCACGGTGTTCTAGTTGTCGGTTATGGTACTGATGAAAATGGAACAGACTACTGGCTTGTTAAAAACAGCTGGGGAGAAAAATGGGGTGAGAAAGGATACATTAAGATGTCTCGTAATAAAAACAACCAATGTGGAATTGCATCCTCAGCTAGTTACCCTCTTGTTtag
- the LOC130672185 gene encoding jerky protein homolog-like encodes MEKPTVNELSERDDKKKELKRKCKNFSIKEKLEIINRLESEPLNNILKEINVNASTVRKWKKNRKELEDSLIEHIVQRKRRRQALNAEVDEALYIWLCESRRTGDFVTGTMLKQRALDLHEKMNCKTKFSASDGWLRNWKNRYNIKLQTTNKEKLLRDQEAAEEFIAKFRNDVQSEGLSRKQVFNLVDTPLNYKSLPMMMFSREEESELSSLKKNVDRLTVTVCCNADGTFKLPLVIIGNTKNPKALDGIPKNHLPVYYRHQTNASMDTEIFEEWFKNEFVPKVTRYLTKENLPLRAVLLVNDCKAHLHLKVNSMETVIFPSNVMALIQPLDQGILEAVKRRYKYILTLALVSKKQDNVDLPALLKDVTIKEAVYWVNEAWEAVKQESIYKCWRKLWPVEFKIENLPNSFEFVNSDTVNSHDFIFSVEEDMVDEELTYGDVLRVLQKIDVYKNIRLQSVKDWIEQNDGEDFEKSLKDQGIINLSKNQSEEMNETDKNLDNINERAELVKDNSVSGPEALNAIEKVIKFSNNFKLSLDTIVSLHKIKTEIMSLVVNSK; translated from the exons atggagaaGCCTACCGTTAATGAATTATCCGAaagagatgataaaaaaaaagaattgaaaagaaagtgcaaaaatttttccataaaagaaaagttagaaataataaatcgtttgGAAAGTGAAcctttgaataatattttgaaagaaataaatgttAATGCTAGTACTGTAAGAAAATGGAAAAAGAATCGTAAGGAACTTGAAGACAGTTTAATAGAACATATAGTTCAGCGTAAACGTCGACGTCAAGCATTAAATGCTGAAGTTGATGAAGCACTTTACATTTGGTTGTGCGAATCAAGAAGAACAGGTGATTTTGTAACAGGAACAATGTTGAAGCAACGAGCTCTTGATTTAcatgaaaaaatgaattgcAAAACAAAGTTTAGTGCTAGCGATGGCTGGTTACGAAACTGGAAGAACAGATATAACATAAAACTACAAACGACTAAtaaggaaaaattattaagagaTCAAGAAGCTGCTGAAGAATTTATAGCTAAATTTCGAAATGATGTGCAATCTGAGGGACTATCAAGAAAACAAGTTTTTAACCTTGTTGATACCccgttaaattataaatcactTCCTATGATGATGTTCAGTAGGGAAGAAGAATCTGaattaagtagtttaaaaaaaaacgttgatCGCTTGACAGTTACGGTTTGTTGTAATGCTGATGGCACATTTAAATTACCATTAGTTATAATTGGTAATACTAAGAACCCTAAAGCTTTGGATGGAATTCCTAAAAATCATTTACCTGTATACTATAGGCATCAAACAAATGCGTCAATGGATACTGAGATATTTGAAGAATGgttcaaaaatgaatttgtACCAAAAGTAACTAGATATttaacaaaagaaaatttgcCTTTGAGAGCTGTCCTTCTGGTCAATGATTGCAAAGCTCATCTGCATTTGAAAGTAAATAGTATGGAGACTGTTATCTTTCCATCAAACGTTATGGCATTAATACAGCCTCTAGATCAAGGTATTCTTGAAGCAGTTAAACGGCGATACAAGTATATTTTAACTCTAGCTTTAGTGAGTAAAAAACAAGACAACGTTGATTTACCTGCTCTGTTAAAAGACGTTACGATTAAAGAGGCAGTTTATTGGGTGAATGAAGCTTGGGAAGCAGTGAAACAAGAATCAATTTACAAGTGCTGGAGAAAATTATGGCCTGTTgagtttaaaattgaaaatttaccaaattCTTTTGAATTTGTTAATTCAGACACTGTAAATAGTCacgattttattttctcagttGAAGAAGATATGGTTGATGAAGAATTAACCTATGGAGATGTATTGAgagttttacaaaaaattgacgtatacaaaaatataagatTACAGTCTGTTAAGGATTGGATTGAACAGAATGATGGAGAag atttcgaaaaatctcTTAAGGATCAAGGAATCATTAATCTTTCAAAGAACCAGAGCGAAGAAATGAATGAGACTGATAAGAACTTGGATAACATTAATGAAAGAGCAGAATTGGTTAAAGATAATTCAGTGTCTGGACCAGAAGCATTAAACGCCattgaaaaagttattaaattttcaaataatttcaaattatctcTTGACACAATTGTTAgcttacataaaataaaaactgaaaTTATGTCTTTGGTGGtaaattcaaagtaa